One window of Stigmatopora nigra isolate UIUO_SnigA chromosome 14, RoL_Snig_1.1, whole genome shotgun sequence genomic DNA carries:
- the LOC144207223 gene encoding transcription factor COE3 isoform X2, protein MFSIQDGLPRGGLSVSMKEEPLPTGMTPVRSWMAGQGILDANAAAQSGVALARAHFEKQPPSNLRKSNFFHFVLALYDRQGQPVEIERTSYMDFVEKDKEYNGEKTNNGIHYRLQLLYSNGIRTEQDLYVRLIDSMTKQAILYEGQDKNPEMCRVLLTHEIMCSRCCDKKSCGNRNETPSDPVIIDRFFLKFFLKCNQNCLKNAGNPRDMRRFQVVVSTTVNVDGHVLSVSDNMFVHNNSKHGRRARRLDPSEAATPCIKAISPSEGWTTGGATVILIGDNFFDGLQVVFGTMLVWSELITPHAIRVQTPPRHIPGVVEVTLSYKSKQFCKGAPGRFVYTALNEPTIDYGFQRLQKVIPRHPGDPERLPKEVLLKRAADLVEALYGMPHNNQDMILKRAADLTEVLYSGVPRGHGHLPAHSGMMGVNSFGNISEASQADQGYSRSSSSVSPRGYAPSSTPQQTNYNSITSSINGYASAMSNLSVPASPGFINGGSAANSAYAGVRSFSPATKQKSAFAPVVRPQSSPPPARGSGNGSSLQAMAGLIVPPM, encoded by the exons ATGTTCTCCATCCAGGATGGGCTCCCGCGGGGGGGTCTGAGCGTGAGCATGAAAGAGGAGCCGCTCCCCACCGGCATGACCCCCGTGCGCTCCTGGATGGCCGGCCAGGGGATCTTGGACGCCAACGCCGCCGCGCAAAG TGGTGTGGCCCTGGCTCGTGCCCACTTTGAGAAGCAGCCACCGTCCAACCTGAGGAAGTCCAACTTCTTCCATTTCGTCCTGGCGCTTTACGACCGCCAGGGGCAGCCGGTGGAGATTGAGAGGACATCCTATATGGACTTTGTGGAGAAAGACAAG GAGTACAATGGCGAGAAGACCAACAACGGAATCCATTACAGGTTACAACTCCTCTACAGTAACG GCATCAGGACGGAACAGGACCTTTACGTCCGCCTCATCGACTCCATGACCAAGCAG GCCATTCTCTACGAGGGACAAGACAAGAACCCGGAAATGTGTCGCGTTCTGCTCACGCACGAGATCATGTGCAG TCGCTGttgtgacaaaaaaagctgtggaaatCGAAATGAGACCCCTTCTGACCCCGTCATCATTGACAG gTTCTTCCTCAAGTTCTTCCTCAAGTGTAACCAGAACTGTTTGAAGAATGCCGGAAACCCCCGAGACATGAGACGTTTCCAG GTGGTGGTTTCCACCACGGTCAACGTGGACGGCCACGTACTGTCCGTCTCCGACAATATGTTTGTCCACAACAACTCCAAGCACGGACGCCGCGCGCGCCGCCTAGACCCCTCCGAAG CAGCCACACCGTGCATCAAAGCCATCAGCCCCAGCGAAGGTTGGACCACGGGGGGCGCCACCGTCATCCTCATCGGGGACAACTTCTTTGACGGCCTGCAGGTGGTCTTTGGGACCATGCTGGTGTGGAGTGAG CTGATCACGCCGCACGCCATCCGCGTCCAGACACCCCCTCGTCACATTCCCGGCGTGGTGGAGGTCACGCTGTCCTACAAGTCCAAACAGTTCTGCAAAGGAGCGCCGGGCCGCTTCGTCTACACGG CTTTGAACGAGCCCACCATCGACTACGGCTTCCAGAGGTTACAGAAGGTCATCCCACGCCACCCCGGCGACCCCGAGAGGTTACCAAAG GAAGTCCTGCTAAAGCGAGCGGCCGATCTGGTGGAGGCGCTCTACGGCATGCCGCACAATAACCAG GATATGATCCTGAAACGAGCGGCCGACCTGACAGAGGTGCTGTACAGCGGCGTCCCCCGCGGCCACGGGCATCTGCCGGCGCATTCGGGAATGATGGGGGTCAATTCCTTCGGCAACATATCCGAGGCCTCGCAGGCCGACCAGG GTTACTCCCGGAGCTCCAGCAGCGTTTCGCCTCGCGGTTACGCGCCCAGCTCCACGCCGCAGCAGACCAACTACAACAGCATCACATCGTCCATCAACGGCTACGCCAGTGCCATGAGCAACCTGAGCGTGCCCGCCTCGCCCGGCTTCATCAACGGCGGCAGCGCCGCCAACTCGGCTTACGCCG GCGTGCGCTCTTTCTCTCCCGCCACTAAACAGAAGAGCGCCTTCGCCCCCGTGGTGCGGCCGCAGAGTTCCCCGCCCCCCGCCCGGGGCTCCGGCAATGGCAGCAGCCTCCAGG CAATGGCCGGTCTCATCGTCCCCCCCATGTGA
- the LOC144207223 gene encoding transcription factor COE3 isoform X3, protein MKEEPLPTGMTPVRSWMAGQGILDANAAAQSGVALARAHFEKQPPSNLRKSNFFHFVLALYDRQGQPVEIERTSYMDFVEKDKEYNGEKTNNGIHYRLQLLYSNGIRTEQDLYVRLIDSMTKQAILYEGQDKNPEMCRVLLTHEIMCSRCCDKKSCGNRNETPSDPVIIDRFFLKFFLKCNQNCLKNAGNPRDMRRFQVVVSTTVNVDGHVLSVSDNMFVHNNSKHGRRARRLDPSEAATPCIKAISPSEGWTTGGATVILIGDNFFDGLQVVFGTMLVWSELITPHAIRVQTPPRHIPGVVEVTLSYKSKQFCKGAPGRFVYTALNEPTIDYGFQRLQKVIPRHPGDPERLPKEVLLKRAADLVEALYGMPHNNQDMILKRAADLTEVLYSGVPRGHGHLPAHSGMMGVNSFGNISEASQADQGYSRSSSSVSPRGYAPSSTPQQTNYNSITSSINGYASAMSNLSVPASPGFINGGSAANSAYAGVRSFSPATKQKSAFAPVVRPQSSPPPARGSGNGSSLQAMAGLIVPPM, encoded by the exons ATGAAAGAGGAGCCGCTCCCCACCGGCATGACCCCCGTGCGCTCCTGGATGGCCGGCCAGGGGATCTTGGACGCCAACGCCGCCGCGCAAAG TGGTGTGGCCCTGGCTCGTGCCCACTTTGAGAAGCAGCCACCGTCCAACCTGAGGAAGTCCAACTTCTTCCATTTCGTCCTGGCGCTTTACGACCGCCAGGGGCAGCCGGTGGAGATTGAGAGGACATCCTATATGGACTTTGTGGAGAAAGACAAG GAGTACAATGGCGAGAAGACCAACAACGGAATCCATTACAGGTTACAACTCCTCTACAGTAACG GCATCAGGACGGAACAGGACCTTTACGTCCGCCTCATCGACTCCATGACCAAGCAG GCCATTCTCTACGAGGGACAAGACAAGAACCCGGAAATGTGTCGCGTTCTGCTCACGCACGAGATCATGTGCAG TCGCTGttgtgacaaaaaaagctgtggaaatCGAAATGAGACCCCTTCTGACCCCGTCATCATTGACAG gTTCTTCCTCAAGTTCTTCCTCAAGTGTAACCAGAACTGTTTGAAGAATGCCGGAAACCCCCGAGACATGAGACGTTTCCAG GTGGTGGTTTCCACCACGGTCAACGTGGACGGCCACGTACTGTCCGTCTCCGACAATATGTTTGTCCACAACAACTCCAAGCACGGACGCCGCGCGCGCCGCCTAGACCCCTCCGAAG CAGCCACACCGTGCATCAAAGCCATCAGCCCCAGCGAAGGTTGGACCACGGGGGGCGCCACCGTCATCCTCATCGGGGACAACTTCTTTGACGGCCTGCAGGTGGTCTTTGGGACCATGCTGGTGTGGAGTGAG CTGATCACGCCGCACGCCATCCGCGTCCAGACACCCCCTCGTCACATTCCCGGCGTGGTGGAGGTCACGCTGTCCTACAAGTCCAAACAGTTCTGCAAAGGAGCGCCGGGCCGCTTCGTCTACACGG CTTTGAACGAGCCCACCATCGACTACGGCTTCCAGAGGTTACAGAAGGTCATCCCACGCCACCCCGGCGACCCCGAGAGGTTACCAAAG GAAGTCCTGCTAAAGCGAGCGGCCGATCTGGTGGAGGCGCTCTACGGCATGCCGCACAATAACCAG GATATGATCCTGAAACGAGCGGCCGACCTGACAGAGGTGCTGTACAGCGGCGTCCCCCGCGGCCACGGGCATCTGCCGGCGCATTCGGGAATGATGGGGGTCAATTCCTTCGGCAACATATCCGAGGCCTCGCAGGCCGACCAGG GTTACTCCCGGAGCTCCAGCAGCGTTTCGCCTCGCGGTTACGCGCCCAGCTCCACGCCGCAGCAGACCAACTACAACAGCATCACATCGTCCATCAACGGCTACGCCAGTGCCATGAGCAACCTGAGCGTGCCCGCCTCGCCCGGCTTCATCAACGGCGGCAGCGCCGCCAACTCGGCTTACGCCG GCGTGCGCTCTTTCTCTCCCGCCACTAAACAGAAGAGCGCCTTCGCCCCCGTGGTGCGGCCGCAGAGTTCCCCGCCCCCCGCCCGGGGCTCCGGCAATGGCAGCAGCCTCCAGG CAATGGCCGGTCTCATCGTCCCCCCCATGTGA
- the LOC144207223 gene encoding transcription factor COE1 isoform X1: MSHCTPAGADDVAGAGGQWERGDRPATPPGGPAGDPKEGGEGALLRDAVKSAAVLLASQRDGLPRGGLSVSMKEEPLPTGMTPVRSWMAGQGILDANAAAQSGVALARAHFEKQPPSNLRKSNFFHFVLALYDRQGQPVEIERTSYMDFVEKDKEYNGEKTNNGIHYRLQLLYSNGIRTEQDLYVRLIDSMTKQAILYEGQDKNPEMCRVLLTHEIMCSRCCDKKSCGNRNETPSDPVIIDRFFLKFFLKCNQNCLKNAGNPRDMRRFQVVVSTTVNVDGHVLSVSDNMFVHNNSKHGRRARRLDPSEATPCIKAISPSEGWTTGGATVILIGDNFFDGLQVVFGTMLVWSELITPHAIRVQTPPRHIPGVVEVTLSYKSKQFCKGAPGRFVYTALNEPTIDYGFQRLQKVIPRHPGDPERLPKEVLLKRAADLVEALYGMPHNNQDMILKRAADLTEVLYSGVPRGHGHLPAHSGMMGVNSFGNISEASQADQGYSRSSSSVSPRGYAPSSTPQQTNYNSITSSINGYASAMSNLSVPASPGFINGGSAANSAYAGVRSFSPATKQKSAFAPVVRPQSSPPPARGSGNGSSLQAMAGLIVPPM; this comes from the exons GCACGCCGGCCGGAGCGGATGACGTCGCCGGAGCGGGCGGCCAATGGGAACGCGGGGACCGGCCGGCCACGCCCCCCGGGGGTCCCGCGGGAGATCCGAAGGAAGGAGGAGAAGGGGCCCTCCTGCGGGACGCCGTCAAGAGCGCGGCCGTTCTTTTGGCGAGCCAGCGA GATGGGCTCCCGCGGGGGGGTCTGAGCGTGAGCATGAAAGAGGAGCCGCTCCCCACCGGCATGACCCCCGTGCGCTCCTGGATGGCCGGCCAGGGGATCTTGGACGCCAACGCCGCCGCGCAAAG TGGTGTGGCCCTGGCTCGTGCCCACTTTGAGAAGCAGCCACCGTCCAACCTGAGGAAGTCCAACTTCTTCCATTTCGTCCTGGCGCTTTACGACCGCCAGGGGCAGCCGGTGGAGATTGAGAGGACATCCTATATGGACTTTGTGGAGAAAGACAAG GAGTACAATGGCGAGAAGACCAACAACGGAATCCATTACAGGTTACAACTCCTCTACAGTAACG GCATCAGGACGGAACAGGACCTTTACGTCCGCCTCATCGACTCCATGACCAAGCAG GCCATTCTCTACGAGGGACAAGACAAGAACCCGGAAATGTGTCGCGTTCTGCTCACGCACGAGATCATGTGCAG TCGCTGttgtgacaaaaaaagctgtggaaatCGAAATGAGACCCCTTCTGACCCCGTCATCATTGACAG gTTCTTCCTCAAGTTCTTCCTCAAGTGTAACCAGAACTGTTTGAAGAATGCCGGAAACCCCCGAGACATGAGACGTTTCCAG GTGGTGGTTTCCACCACGGTCAACGTGGACGGCCACGTACTGTCCGTCTCCGACAATATGTTTGTCCACAACAACTCCAAGCACGGACGCCGCGCGCGCCGCCTAGACCCCTCCGAAG CCACACCGTGCATCAAAGCCATCAGCCCCAGCGAAGGTTGGACCACGGGGGGCGCCACCGTCATCCTCATCGGGGACAACTTCTTTGACGGCCTGCAGGTGGTCTTTGGGACCATGCTGGTGTGGAGTGAG CTGATCACGCCGCACGCCATCCGCGTCCAGACACCCCCTCGTCACATTCCCGGCGTGGTGGAGGTCACGCTGTCCTACAAGTCCAAACAGTTCTGCAAAGGAGCGCCGGGCCGCTTCGTCTACACGG CTTTGAACGAGCCCACCATCGACTACGGCTTCCAGAGGTTACAGAAGGTCATCCCACGCCACCCCGGCGACCCCGAGAGGTTACCAAAG GAAGTCCTGCTAAAGCGAGCGGCCGATCTGGTGGAGGCGCTCTACGGCATGCCGCACAATAACCAG GATATGATCCTGAAACGAGCGGCCGACCTGACAGAGGTGCTGTACAGCGGCGTCCCCCGCGGCCACGGGCATCTGCCGGCGCATTCGGGAATGATGGGGGTCAATTCCTTCGGCAACATATCCGAGGCCTCGCAGGCCGACCAGG GTTACTCCCGGAGCTCCAGCAGCGTTTCGCCTCGCGGTTACGCGCCCAGCTCCACGCCGCAGCAGACCAACTACAACAGCATCACATCGTCCATCAACGGCTACGCCAGTGCCATGAGCAACCTGAGCGTGCCCGCCTCGCCCGGCTTCATCAACGGCGGCAGCGCCGCCAACTCGGCTTACGCCG GCGTGCGCTCTTTCTCTCCCGCCACTAAACAGAAGAGCGCCTTCGCCCCCGTGGTGCGGCCGCAGAGTTCCCCGCCCCCCGCCCGGGGCTCCGGCAATGGCAGCAGCCTCCAGG CAATGGCCGGTCTCATCGTCCCCCCCATGTGA
- the LOC144207223 gene encoding transcription factor COE3 isoform X4 — MFSIQDGLPRGGLSVSMKEEPLPTGMTPVRSWMAGQGILDANAAAQSGVALARAHFEKQPPSNLRKSNFFHFVLALYDRQGQPVEIERTSYMDFVEKDKEYNGEKTNNGIHYRLQLLYSNGIRTEQDLYVRLIDSMTKQAILYEGQDKNPEMCRVLLTHEIMCSRCCDKKSCGNRNETPSDPVIIDRFFLKFFLKCNQNCLKNAGNPRDMRRFQVVVSTTVNVDGHVLSVSDNMFVHNNSKHGRRARRLDPSEAATPCIKAISPSEGWTTGGATVILIGDNFFDGLQVVFGTMLVWSELITPHAIRVQTPPRHIPGVVEVTLSYKSKQFCKGAPGRFVYTALNEPTIDYGFQRLQKVIPRHPGDPERLPKEVLLKRAADLVEALYGMPHNNQDMILKRAADLTEVLYSGVPRGHGHLPAHSGMMGVNSFGNISEASQADQGYSRSSSSVSPRGYAPSSTPQQTNYNSITSSINGYASAMSNLSVPASPGFINGGSAANSAYAAMAGLIVPPM, encoded by the exons ATGTTCTCCATCCAGGATGGGCTCCCGCGGGGGGGTCTGAGCGTGAGCATGAAAGAGGAGCCGCTCCCCACCGGCATGACCCCCGTGCGCTCCTGGATGGCCGGCCAGGGGATCTTGGACGCCAACGCCGCCGCGCAAAG TGGTGTGGCCCTGGCTCGTGCCCACTTTGAGAAGCAGCCACCGTCCAACCTGAGGAAGTCCAACTTCTTCCATTTCGTCCTGGCGCTTTACGACCGCCAGGGGCAGCCGGTGGAGATTGAGAGGACATCCTATATGGACTTTGTGGAGAAAGACAAG GAGTACAATGGCGAGAAGACCAACAACGGAATCCATTACAGGTTACAACTCCTCTACAGTAACG GCATCAGGACGGAACAGGACCTTTACGTCCGCCTCATCGACTCCATGACCAAGCAG GCCATTCTCTACGAGGGACAAGACAAGAACCCGGAAATGTGTCGCGTTCTGCTCACGCACGAGATCATGTGCAG TCGCTGttgtgacaaaaaaagctgtggaaatCGAAATGAGACCCCTTCTGACCCCGTCATCATTGACAG gTTCTTCCTCAAGTTCTTCCTCAAGTGTAACCAGAACTGTTTGAAGAATGCCGGAAACCCCCGAGACATGAGACGTTTCCAG GTGGTGGTTTCCACCACGGTCAACGTGGACGGCCACGTACTGTCCGTCTCCGACAATATGTTTGTCCACAACAACTCCAAGCACGGACGCCGCGCGCGCCGCCTAGACCCCTCCGAAG CAGCCACACCGTGCATCAAAGCCATCAGCCCCAGCGAAGGTTGGACCACGGGGGGCGCCACCGTCATCCTCATCGGGGACAACTTCTTTGACGGCCTGCAGGTGGTCTTTGGGACCATGCTGGTGTGGAGTGAG CTGATCACGCCGCACGCCATCCGCGTCCAGACACCCCCTCGTCACATTCCCGGCGTGGTGGAGGTCACGCTGTCCTACAAGTCCAAACAGTTCTGCAAAGGAGCGCCGGGCCGCTTCGTCTACACGG CTTTGAACGAGCCCACCATCGACTACGGCTTCCAGAGGTTACAGAAGGTCATCCCACGCCACCCCGGCGACCCCGAGAGGTTACCAAAG GAAGTCCTGCTAAAGCGAGCGGCCGATCTGGTGGAGGCGCTCTACGGCATGCCGCACAATAACCAG GATATGATCCTGAAACGAGCGGCCGACCTGACAGAGGTGCTGTACAGCGGCGTCCCCCGCGGCCACGGGCATCTGCCGGCGCATTCGGGAATGATGGGGGTCAATTCCTTCGGCAACATATCCGAGGCCTCGCAGGCCGACCAGG GTTACTCCCGGAGCTCCAGCAGCGTTTCGCCTCGCGGTTACGCGCCCAGCTCCACGCCGCAGCAGACCAACTACAACAGCATCACATCGTCCATCAACGGCTACGCCAGTGCCATGAGCAACCTGAGCGTGCCCGCCTCGCCCGGCTTCATCAACGGCGGCAGCGCCGCCAACTCGGCTTACGCCG CAATGGCCGGTCTCATCGTCCCCCCCATGTGA